In Mangifera indica cultivar Alphonso chromosome 1, CATAS_Mindica_2.1, whole genome shotgun sequence, a single genomic region encodes these proteins:
- the LOC123212366 gene encoding reticulon-like protein B13: protein MDAAEQSSSATAAAISSDVWRDIFLWRRKKLSLSLLLTSTLIWVLLEVYHFNFVTVVSWVTMVITTLLFLWGNICKLLGKAPPNMSALEISEQSAMEVANACRGIVEEAVRWMFHVNVEREWFVFAQVVAGFLLLSHVGTFFDLLTLLYIGVVMGLIVPVIYEKYEDKIKSSGEYLKLQCRRFYEMIDNRVIKNTKNKIVKEEKKKIQ from the exons ATGGATGCTGCAGAACAATCATCTTCAGCGACAGCCGCAGCCATATCTTCGG ATGTTTGGAGAGATATATTCCtatggagaagaaagaagctgaGTTTAAGCCTTCTCCTCACCTCAACATTAATTTGGGTACTGCTAGAAGTCTATCACTTTAACTTTGTGACCGTTGTTTCATGGGTGACCATGGTCATTACTACTCTGCTGTTCCTATGGGGAAACATTTGTAAACTTCTTGGCAA AGCACCACCAAACATGTCAGCACTAGAAATCTCTGAGCAGTCAGCTATGGAGGTTGCCAATGCATGTCGAGGAATTGTTGAAGAAGCAGTGAGATGGATGTTCCATGTGAATGTTGAGAGAGAGTGGTTCGTGTTTGCTCAAGTAGTTGCGGGATTTTTGTTACTCTCCCATGTGGGAACCTTCTTCGATTTGCTTACTCTTCTTTATATAG GTGTTGTGATGGGCTTGATAGTTCCAGTGATTTATGAGAAGTACGAGGATAAAATAAAGAGCAGTGGGGAGTATCTGAAGCTGCAGTGCAGGAGATTTTATGAGATGATTGACAACAGGGTCATCAAGAATACGAAGAACAAGATTgttaaagaagagaagaagaaaattcagtaa
- the LOC123212361 gene encoding L-ascorbate oxidase homolog, with translation MASKVFLRLICGVLAVLSVFSVNADDPYRYYTWTVTYGTISPLGVPQQVILINGQFPGPRLDVVTNDNIVLNLINKLDQPFLLTWNGIKQRKNSWQDGVLGTNCPIPPNSNYTYQFQAKDQIGTYTYFPSTLMHRAAGGYGGLNVYQRPRIPIPYPIPNGDFTLLIGDWFKTNHKTLQQTLDSGKSLPFPDGLLINGQAHTTFTGDQGKTYMFKISNVGLSTSFNFRIQGHTMKLVEVEGSHTIQNIYDSLDVHVGQSLSVLVALNQPPKDYYIVASTRFTKQVLTASAVLHYANSQASASGPLPAAPSYQLHWSMQQARSFRWNLTANAARPNPQGSFHYGNITTTRTIVLANSAPLINGKQRYAVNGVSYVNSDTPLKLADYFNIPGVFSVNSIQSVPSGGSPTVATSVLQTSLHEYIEVVFQNNENTMQSWHLDGYDFWVVGYGSGQWTADKRKTYNLVDTLTRHTTQVYPQAWTAIYVSLDNQGMWNLRSAIWERQYLGQQFYLKVYNAIPSLANEYNPPSNVLLCGKAVGHHP, from the exons ATGGCGAGTAAAGTTTTTCTCCGTCTGATTTGTGGAGTTTTGGCTGTTTTGAGTGTGTTTTCAGTGAATGCGGATGACCCATATAGGTATTACACTTGGACTGTCACTTATGGAACCATTTCTCCTCTTGGTGTTCCCCAACAG GTGATTCTTATCAATGGTCAGTTTCCTGGACCTAGATTGGATGTGGTGACTAATGATAACATCGTTCTCAACCTTATTAACAAGCTGGACCAACCTTTCCTCTTGACCTG GAATGGTATCAAACAAAGGAAGAACTCCTGGCAAGATGGAGTATTGGGAACCAATTGCCCCATCCCTCCAAACTCAAACTACACTTATCAGTTTCAAGCCAAGGATCAAATTGGAACCTACACGTATTTCCCCTCAACTCTTATGCACAGAGCTGCTGGAGGATACGGAGGACTCAATGTCTATCAAAGGCCAAGGATCCCGATCCCTTATCCTATTCCTAATGGAGATTTCACTTTACTTATCGGTGATTGGTTCAAAACTAATCATAAG ACATTGCAACAAACTTTGGACTCAGGGAAATCTCTTCCATTTCCTGATGGACTTCTTATAAATGGCCAGGCGCATACCACCTTCACTGGTGATCAAG GTAAAACGTATATGTTCAAGATCTCAAATGTGGGCTTATCGACTTCGTTCAATTTCAGGATTCAGGGCCACACAATGAAGCTAGTTGAGGTTGAAGGATCTCACACAATTCAGAACATATATGACTCACTTGATGTGCATGTTGGTCAATCTTTATCTGTCTTAGTAGCCCTAAATCAGCCTCCAAAGGACTACTACATTGTTGCATCCACACGGTTCACCAAGCAGGTTCTCACAGCTTCTGCAGTGTTACACTATGCTAATTCTCAGGCCTCGGCTTCAGGACCCTTGCCTGCTGCTCCTTCATATCAATTACACTGGTCCATGCAGCAAGCCAGATCTTTCAG GTGGAATTTGACAGCAAATGCTGCCAGGCCAAATCCTCAGGGCTCATTCCATTATGGAAATATAACCACAACAAGGACTATTGTTCTGGCGAACTCAGCACCTTTAATCAATGGAAAGCAGCGTTATGCAGTTAACGGTGTCTCCTATGTGAACTCTGATACCCCTCTAAAGCTTGCTGATTATTTTAACATCCCTGGAGTTTTCAGTGTCAATTCCATCCAAAGCGTACCCTCCGGTGGTTCTCCAACTGTAGCGACCTCTGTTTTGCAAACCTCTCTCCATGAGTATATTGAGGTTGTCTTTCAGAACAATGAAAATACCATGCAATCCTGGCACCTTGATGGTTATGATTTTTGGGTTGTTGG TTATGGTTCTGGACAGTGGACAGCTGACAAGAGAAAGACCTACAATCTAGTTGATACTCTGACTCGACACACAACTCAG GTCTATCCACAAGCTTGGACTGCTATATATGTGTCCTTAGATAACCAAGGTATGTGGAACTTGAGGTCTGCGATATGGGAAAGGCAATATCTCGGACAACAATTTTATCTCAAAGTTTATAATGCAATCCCCAGCCTCGCAAATGAATACAACCCTCCCTCAAATGTTCTACTTTGTGGGAAAGCTGTTGGACATCACCCTTAG
- the LOC123229595 gene encoding L-ascorbate oxidase homolog, with translation MASNIFLQLICGVLAVLSVSFVNADDPCKYYNWTVTYGTVSPLGVPQQVILINGQFPGPRIDVVTNDNIVLNLINKLDQPFLLTWNGIQQRKNCWQDGVLGTNCPIPSNSNYTYKFQAKDQIGTYMYFPSTLMHRAAGGYGGLNVYQRPGISIPYPIPDGDFTLLIGDWFKTDHKTLQQTLDSGKSLPFPDGLLINGQANTTFTGDQGKTYMFKISNVGLSTSFNFRIQGHTIKLVEVEGSHTVQNIYDSLDVHVGQSFSVLVTLNQPPKDYYFVASTRFTKQVLTATAVLHYADFQDPASGPLPAAPSYQFNGSMQQARTFRWNLTANAARPNPQGSFHYGNITTTRTIVLANSASLINGKQRYAVNGVSYVNSDTPLKLADYFNITGVFSVNSIQSVPSGGSPTVATSVLQTSLHEYIEVVFQNNENTMQSWHLDGYDFWVVGYGSGQWTADMRKTYNLVDTLTRHTAQVYPQSWTAIYVSLDNQGMWNLRSAIWERQYLGQQFYLKVYDAIHSLANEDNPPSNILLCGKAVGHHLWSLQPLM, from the exons ATGGCGAGTAATATCTTTCTTCAGCTGATTTGTGGTGTTTTGGCTGTTTTGAGTGTCTCATTCGTGAATGCGGATGACCCATGTAAATATTACAATTGGACTGTCACTTATGGAACCGTTTCTCCTCTTGGTGTTCCCCAACAG GTGATTCTTATCAATGGTCAGTTTCCTGGACCTAGAATTGATGTGGTGACTAATGATAACATCGTTCTCAACCTTATTAACAAGCTGGACCAACCTTTCCTCTTGACATG GAATGGTATACAACAAAGGAAGAACTGCTGGCAAGATGGAGTACTGGGAACCAATTGCCCCATCCCTTCAAACTCAAACTACACTTACAAGTTTCAAGCCAAGGACCAGATTGGAACCTACATGTATTTTCCCTCAACTCTTATGCACAGAGCTGCTGGAGGATACGGAGGACTCAATGTCTATCAAAGGCCAGGGATCTCAATCCCTTATCCTATTCCTGATGGAGATTTTACTTTACTTATTGGTGATTGGTTCAAAACTGATCATAAG ACATTGCAACAAACGTTGGACTCAGGGAAATCTCTTCCATTTCCTGATGGACTTCTTATTAATGGCCAGGCGAATACCACCTTCACTGGTGATCAAG GTAAAACATATATGTTCAAGATCTCAAATGTGGGCTTATCGACTTCGTTCAATTTCAGGATTCAGGGCCACACAATAAAGCTAGTTGAGGTTGAAGGATCTCACACAGTTCAGAACATATATGATTCACTTGATGTGCATGTTGGTCAATCTTTTTCTGTCTTAGTAACCTTAAATCAGCCTCCAAAGGACTACTACTTTGTTGCATCCACACGGTTTACCAAGCAGGTTCTCACAGCTACTGCAGTGTTACACTATGCTGATTTTCAGGACCCGGCTTCAGGACCCTTGCCTGCTGCTCCTTCATACCAATTTAATGGGTCTATGCAGCAAGCCAGAACTTTCAG GTGGAATTTGACAGCAAATGCTGCCAGGCCAAACCCTCAGGGCTCATTCCATTATGGAAATATAACCACAACAAGGACTATTGTTCTGGCGAACTCAGCATCTTTAATAAATGGAAAGCAGCGTTATGCGGTGAACGGTGTCTCCTACGTGAACTCTGATACCCCTCTGAAGCTTGCTGATTATTTTAACATCACTGGAGTTTTCAGTGTCAATTCCATCCAAAGTGTACCCTCTGGTGGTTCTCCAACTGTAGCGACCTCCGTTTTGCAAACCTCTCTTCATGAATATATTGAGGTTGTGTttcaaaacaatgaaaatacCATGCAATCCTGGCACCTTGATGGTTATGATTTTTGGGTTGTTGG TTATGGTTCTGGACAGTGGACGGCAGATATGAGAAAGACCTACAATCTAGTTGACACCCTCACCCGACACACAGCTCAG GTCTATCCACAATCTTGGACTGCTATATATGTGTCCTTAGATAACCAAGGTATGTGGAACTTGAGGTCTGCGATATGGGAAAGGCAATATCTGGGACAGCAGTTTTATCTCAAAGTTTATGATGCAATTCACAGCCTTGCAAATGAAGACAACCCTCCCTCAAATATTCTACTTTGTGGGAAGGCTGTTGGACATCACCTTTGGTCTCTCCAACCACTTATGTAA
- the LOC123215559 gene encoding dof zinc finger protein DOF1.1-like → MIQELLGGAGFIGGERKFSITGTILEGTPSLSTPPVSSSTTTTAATTATTTTTVTTTNSSSSSISENQNLRCPRCDSSNTKFCYYNNYNLTQPRHFCKTCRRYWTKGGALRNVPIGGGCRKNKNTSVSTSISKSSTASKMKTVAYDFGRSGFGNGFDHHDLPSNPIMWSSPQSSQILALLRSSHSQNPNANSVSVKEEAGLIGTTHHLMGEPGVAAAALNSRTTMLDPLTQVSSLGLCSPLWKNSHQQVQNTYQQTGFLVGHEVQNSGIQELYQRLKSSTNFYADHSTTPLLLGNAASSSSSTTTTILESAPVASGELGFWNPTFSWSDLPTTNGAYP, encoded by the coding sequence atgatTCAAGAACTACTAGGAGGCGCTGGTTTTATTGGAGGTGAGAGGAAGTTTTCCATCACTGGAACCATTTTAGAAGGCACTCCTTCTCTTTCAACTCCTCCGGTTTCTTCTTCTACTACTACTACTGCTGCTACGACTGCAACAACTACTACTACCGTTACTACAACTAATTCTAGCTCTTCATCTATTTCTGAGAATCAAAACCTGAGGTGTCCACGTTGTGATTCTTCTAATACCAAGTTCTGTTACTACAACAACTACAATCTTACTCAGCCTCGCCACTTCTGCAAGACTTGCCGTCGTTATTGGACTAAAGGTGGCGCTTTAAGAAATGTTCCCATTGGTGGTGGATGTCGCAAGAACAAGAACACTTCTGTCTCTACTTCTATTTCTAAATCATCTACTGCTTCAAAGATGAAAACTGTTGCGTATGATTTTGGAAGATCAGGTTTTGGGAATGGATTTGATCATCATGATCTTCCATCTAACCCAATTATGTGGTCTTCACCCCAAAGTTCTCAGATTTTAGCCTTACTCAGATCCTCACACTCACAAAACCCTAATGCTAATTCTGTTTCGGTGAAAGAAGAGGCTGGTTTAATCGGAACCACTCATCATTTGATGGGTGAACCAGGTGTTGCAGCAGCTGCACTAAACTCTCGAACCACCATGTTGGATCCTCTCACCCAGGTTTCCTCTTTGGGTCTCTGCAGCCCACTTTGGAAAAACTCTCATCAGCAAGTTCAAAACACATACCAACAAACCGGTTTCTTAGTTGGCCATGAAGTTCAAAACTCAGGGATTCAAGAACTGTATCAGAGGCTCAAATCATCAACTAACTTTTATGCTGATCACTCAACAACACCACTGCTTCTGGGCAATGctgcttcttcttcatcttcaacaacAACAACCATTTTAGAGTCAGCTCCGGTGGCGTCAGGTGAATTGGGTTTCTGGAACCCAACTTTCTCTTGGTCTGATCTTCCAACAACTAATGGTGCATATCCTTGA